GACTGTCTTTGACTTACTGAATGTTGCTTCTCTATCAAAAAATCCATCCCTGCCAATCAAATCACTCGATAACCCCACAATTGAAGCACCCGCATTTAAAAAATCAGTGAAGTTCTCAACTGTTACCCCGCCGGTGGTCATTATTTCAATAAATGGGAGCGTTTCTTTTATCGCCTTTACGTATGAGGGGCCTCCAACGGCTTTGACTGGAAATATCTTTACCATGTCTGCACCGAGCTTCCATGCATTCACTATCTCTGATGAAGTGAGGGCGCCCGCTATAGCGACTATTTCTCTGGATTTAGAATAAGAAATTATTTTCCCATCGGTATGTGGAGAGACTATGAACTTTGCCCCAGATTGAATTGCTATTTCAGCCATTTCCCGGCTCAGAACCGTTCCCGCCCCAATAAGGCAGTCCTTTTTCTCCACTAAATCCGCTATAACATCTTCGGCATTGGGAAAGGAAAAGGTGATCTCAATAAGCTTTATGCCCCCATAGATACATGCCTCTGCCATCTCCCTGGCCTTTTTAGCATCCTGGGCTCGTATCACAGAAACTACCTTGTATTTCGTCAAAGCCTCGAGAACTTTCATATTTGATAAATTAACCGATACGGATTTCTCCTTCCAAGTGCAGGCAAAGAGAAAAGTTTCATCGAACTTAAGATGCTATCATTATCCCTCTTAGAAACAAGAAAGTTCAAATACATATATTCTTTATGATTTAAACATCAACTAAGCCAACTGTGTATCCTTATTTACGATAAAAATTTTTTTAGACTAGCATTTTTTATAATTTTAATTAAAATTTTACATAATTAGTTATATGCAACAACAAATCACGCTAGGGGAAGAAAAGGTAAATTCATTTATTAACCGATGTAAAAAACTCGGGATCAAGGTTACTCCGCAGAGGATTGCCATCTATAAAGAACTCGCGGACACCGACGAACATCCCAGCACCGAAACTATTTATAAGAAGATCTTGAAATATCACCCAAATATTTCCCTGACCACTGTTTATAGGACGCTTGAGACTTTTGAGAAACTGGGGTTAGTTTCCGTAGTAAACGTTCTTTACAATGCCGCCCGTTACGACGCCAATTTAGAACCCCACCATCACCTGGTATGCGTTGTGTGTAAAAAGGTGAAAGATTTTTATGATGATTCACTCACGAATTTAAACATTCCCCAAAAGGCCTTACTAGAATATAAGTTGCTCGGATATACAATCCAACTCAACGGAATCTGTTCTGATTGTGGAAACAGAAAATCCTGAACGTGAACTTTTTTGACAGAGCCTGACCATTCTTCCTGATTTAAAATTAGTCTCTAGAACACTCATGGAATGCCCCGGCGGCAAGCTGCAGGGCATGAGCGCGTAAAAAAACAGTCTCCCGAATCAAAAAGACGTAACGGGAGCAAGCCTGGATTCCCACTTATTCTCCGCCAGTTATATGCGGCGACTGGGGTTGTGGATATTCAGCCCAGCTGTCATGCCCGAGGACCTTAATCGGGCATCCATACGTTTTTCTGGATTCCCGCTTACGCTTGTACTCGAAGGCCTCTATCGGGTAATCCGCGGGAATGACGGCTCATGAGATTGCTTCAATTTGCCTCGCAAATTTCGCAATGACGGAGCTGAAGCTTACAATGCCATTGGCCTTCCAAAAATTGCGTTAGGAGGATGAATGTCATAGTCATGCTGAACTTGTTTCAGCATCTCTAGTTTCCATTAGATCCTGAAATAAATTCAGGATGACCGGGTTGTGGTCGAATTAAATTTTTTAGTCGTTATGTCATCCCCGAAATCAGTAGTTGGGGATCCATCCCCGCCACAAACGTGCGGGGACAGGCTCTGGATTCCCTATTAAGCCCGTGCTCGAACGTCTCTGTCGGGTAGCATTAGGGACAACAAGGGGCATCCTTGTCGTGAGCCCTGAGCTTGTCGAAGGGCCTGTCCTGAGCTTGTCGAAGGGCCTGTCCTGAGTTTATGGAAGGATCGAAGGGTTGCTTCTTTGTACCTGTGCTGAACCATGTCCTGACGATAGGTCAGGATCTATTCAGTATCAAGACAAAGAAGTGAGAGAGAAA
The DNA window shown above is from Thermodesulfobacteriota bacterium and carries:
- a CDS encoding bifunctional 4-hydroxy-2-oxoglutarate aldolase/2-dehydro-3-deoxy-phosphogluconate aldolase; amino-acid sequence: MKVLEALTKYKVVSVIRAQDAKKAREMAEACIYGGIKLIEITFSFPNAEDVIADLVEKKDCLIGAGTVLSREMAEIAIQSGAKFIVSPHTDGKIISYSKSREIVAIAGALTSSEIVNAWKLGADMVKIFPVKAVGGPSYVKAIKETLPFIEIMTTGGVTVENFTDFLNAGASIVGLSSDLIGRDGFFDREATFSKSKTVIEKLAMNDKRIGNN
- a CDS encoding Fur family transcriptional regulator — protein: MQQQITLGEEKVNSFINRCKKLGIKVTPQRIAIYKELADTDEHPSTETIYKKILKYHPNISLTTVYRTLETFEKLGLVSVVNVLYNAARYDANLEPHHHLVCVVCKKVKDFYDDSLTNLNIPQKALLEYKLLGYTIQLNGICSDCGNRKS